A window of Acropora muricata isolate sample 2 chromosome 6, ASM3666990v1, whole genome shotgun sequence genomic DNA:
GAAAGACCGACAGTTACGACACGATTACACTCCACACGTTCTGTATAACCGCGATCCAAAGTCATTTTTACAATGATACATACTTGCTAGCTGGCCATACTGAGTCCAATGTAACTTGAATGATGACATTTCCTGTTCAAGGATATCTTTTTAATATATCTGCCTTCCCGCCTTTTCGCAATATCAAACATTTTAAGATTGTTCCAGATTGTGCCGAAGGAAACTCGagaaaacagaactaaaacGCCTTCAGATTTTCTTGATTGCTATGCCAACGTTGGCGTCTTCCTGAGTACAAACCGTTATCAGCGTAAATAGCTTTGCACTCATTTTCATTTACTTGAGATGTTATCCCGATGTACCGCAAGATATTGCtcaggctacgtccacacgaagacgattgtaaacgcaaacaatagtaaacgcatatttttatctccgtccacacgaagacgatcatcgtttacgtagcgttttcaaatttatccactttgaagtgcgttttcgaatttatgcgtttacgtgagtgttttcatcgtcctcgtgtggacggaaggtctaaacgcataaaaaagtttgcgtttactatcgtttgcgtttacaatcgtcttcgtgtggacggggcctcagtCGAGAATTGAATATTGAAAATACAATTCGAAATTTGCTGCACAGTTCACCACAAGTTTCAAATTTAATTGTCAAAAAACATtcccattttttttcaaaacaaactaaATTTTTCATGAAACTGGAAACCAATCGCCAATGGTTTTCCTCTTACTGTTATATTTCTTAGATGAGTCGCTGATACTTTTAATGCTTAATATCATGATGAAAACGACGAAGAACAAGATCTaaaactctttgaaaatttcGGCAAGAACTTTCTTTTTGTTACTTGATGGTTTAGCCCATCTGTCATTCATTTATTACATACGGACCAAAGTCATCCGCACAAGTGTTTTTGGTCTCTTGGCACTATTAATTTCCCTGCCTTGTCGGTATACATTGATCAGTTTACCGTCCTTGGTATTTCAGCTCATTTTTTCTGACAAGGTCACAAAATACatcatttaaacaaaataataaaatacctTTTCCATAAATTTTATGTTTCAATTGAATTGTAAAAACACTATTCGGTGGAGGTGTGCTGTTGGACATACAAGGGAACCCTTTATGACATCGTCACTCTCTGCTGTAAAAGAAATATCAGCCATGCTATCGTATTTCCCTCAAAATATTTGCTTGTTCTTCTAATCCATGGTTCCAATTTTCCATCTCGTAAACAAGCACTGTAACTAAACCAAGCGATTCGTGGCAAGCGGTTCAAAGGGCTTTTGTTTGAAGACAAATGACATCTTAGTTTATACTTGTTTGGATAAAATCGGACAAAAGCGAAATGTAAATATACTCACTTTACGTAAATACAAACCTTTCCAAGAAATTTATAGATCTGCAATCTCCAGTTACTTTAAAAATAACCTTTCAGTGCTTTTCATAAAACtgttttttcctgtttttttttttttccttggccTATTGTTTATCAGTAAAAATCCACAAATCCACGTGTGATTTTCCGATTCATGCAAGCGACAAAACTGCGACTGGTCTCCTTTgcttttaacattttaaaatgtCTATAAGAAATCATAAGACATTCGTATTTTAACCTGGATCTCAAATTTCTTCAGGCAAACTTAATTCCGGGATTAAATCTGGATTATTCAAGTTTTTGAGGGAATCGACTGTAATAGGTACAATTATTATTAGGACTTATTTTAAATCACTAAGGTTTCAATAAATTcatgaaatacaaaaaaaacacgTTCTTTGAATAAGCGAGCGGAATGTTCAGCTCTTATAGCCAAATAACTgtgatttcaaaacaaaatgaagcaagcaacaaaaacattaaaatattgGAATTGTTCTCAATACGATTTCAACAAACGATAAACGAAACCGGCCTATTTAAAATACACGCTACCACTAAAGAAAGGCTATTAGAAATAACTCGGAGAAAAAATTATAACTTTGATAGTCTTGTCAAGATAACCGTGTGCCACTAAACGATATCTCTTTTGGTAAGTGTCATCGGCTTACAAGGATACGAGATTCGGCTGTGGAATTCTCAAGATTCCCTTAGGTGACGACTAATGATTCTAGAATGCCCAGTCACTTATTTGCATGTCAATTGCTCGAAAAGAATTAGTACAATAGAAACTAGCTAAGCCAACAACAAAATGATCATTTCACGTACATTTTAGTTTCAGAGTTTCTTCTCGGGAATAAAATTGACTCGTCGCCGGAGTATAACCGAACTTGATTTGCTAGAAGTGCCAGGACCCAGCCGAACAAGCGCGGCCTCTGCTACCCTCATAGCTAGCAGAGATTAACAGCGTGATTTAGCCATGGACATTTTTCTCTCTTCACAGGAATTGGGTCGAAGaattttcttattttgcatTTAGCAGGGTGAAAAGATTTTTTAGCCTGCCTGATATTATCCTTGTGAAAATCATGTGAATTCCAAGTCACAACATGACCAACTTTTTAGTATTTACTAATTAAAACTGTCGCTTAAGAGGCCAGATCTTTAAAACCAGATTATCAAAATGTTGATTACGGTTGTTTGAATGACTTACTGAGATCCGTCCTTCTTGACAAGTTCCCCATATCCGTGCCTCTTTCCTCGCCTCCACTCGCCGACGTAAACATCACCGTTGGGGTATTTGTACATCCCTTCTCCATCATCTGGTGGGGCTGCTGTTCCCGCCTTCCTATCATTCACAGGCGAGTATTCTTCGTCCAAAAATTCATCGCAGCAATCACTGCACATCCACCAGTCACCGAACCATCGCTTACAACAGCGACAACAATAGCAACATGGCCCACACGTACAGCATCGGCAGAAATGACACTGACATATCAAGCTCATGCATGTACCCATGGTAGACTTTCGCAGAGGGTAACCCTGAAAAGAGCGAGTTGAACCGAGCGGGCCACTTGCTGTTATAGCTTCTTTACGAGCTGTCGAAGTGATCTCGCTGGACAAGCCTTAAATCTCAATTTACATAATCATGCTTAACAGTTCCGAAAGGTCACGATGCTCGACCTTTGGAGTATTGTTATTCTATCACGCTTCAATGGAATCGAAGACAACTGCTAAATCGCGCCGAAAGCCCTTGTTACTGAGTCATTGGACTAAGCAGTGCAAGTTTGTAATTCCTGTGTGCCACCCTTTTGTTTATCTGGTGGAGGACAACAAATCCTGTCTCAATACGGAGAAGTTTTAAATTACTTTAAACCCGATTAATTTCTAACTAATTATAACTGTAAGTGAAAATATTTTAATGTGAATGCTCCAGAACCGTTAAGCGTTAATTAATGACCACATTTACGCGGGTGTCGGTCCATCTTCATTGGCGCGAAAGATTCACCGCTATGGGCTGCTTAACAAACTTGTTCCTCTATGTTTTCGTACAAACAAGAGCCGTATTACTGTATCACTCGTGAATTCTTACAGGTGTTTTTTACCCCTCCCGTCGCGGTATCAAGGAAAACGGAAAATCTTCCGTTGGGAAGATGGTAAAGGAATTTTACTGTCAATTAAGCATAGAAATTCTTGCGTTTAGTTATA
This region includes:
- the LOC136920052 gene encoding uncharacterized protein, whose protein sequence is MGTCMSLICQCHFCRCCTCGPCCYCCRCCKRWFGDWWMCSDCCDEFLDEEYSPVNDRKAGTAAPPDDGEGMYKYPNGDVYVGEWRRGKRHGYGELVKKDGSQVVGFFYEDEYVGDKPDERLKNSPVTARPFSKTQPGQQDDSGLIRKEDQAAIDLAKKEEKQRINSDGNGGTTYSTMGIE